In Vibrio marisflavi CECT 7928, the following are encoded in one genomic region:
- a CDS encoding 2'-5' RNA ligase family protein, which translates to MVKKLLLIFSMIYFGNTQAFAQNVSYNVFLIPSKKVAATVQNISQQLKEEKLDSLYNQSYLPHITLYLTEYPQERLKSIETKMELLATQFQPFDITLDKVERTKGDWLMLNVENNRHLQSLADNVTVALEPLRSPNPSLPNWVSKYPEKLASFKRYGSPNVFTNFEPHITLLPKSDAKKLDSFMHKYGNDFKPETVQVIGIGIAQTNANGQAKKDLATYFFK; encoded by the coding sequence ATGGTTAAGAAATTATTGCTAATTTTCTCAATGATATACTTTGGTAATACGCAAGCGTTTGCGCAAAACGTCAGCTATAACGTGTTTCTCATACCATCCAAGAAAGTTGCCGCTACAGTACAAAACATAAGCCAGCAGCTGAAAGAAGAGAAGTTAGACTCCTTATACAATCAAAGCTACCTACCACATATCACCCTTTATCTAACCGAATATCCGCAAGAACGTCTGAAATCAATTGAGACAAAAATGGAACTACTAGCGACTCAATTCCAGCCGTTCGACATTACGTTAGACAAAGTTGAACGTACCAAAGGTGATTGGTTAATGCTTAACGTCGAAAATAATCGACACCTGCAAAGCCTAGCAGACAATGTAACCGTAGCTTTAGAACCACTGAGATCGCCAAATCCTTCCCTGCCAAACTGGGTTTCAAAATACCCTGAGAAGTTGGCTAGCTTCAAGCGATATGGTAGCCCCAACGTATTCACTAACTTTGAGCCTCATATCACCTTACTACCGAAAAGCGATGCTAAGAAACTCGATAGTTTCATGCATAAGTATGGCAATGATTTTAAGCCTGAAACGGTTCAAGTCATTGGTATAGGCATCGCCCAAACAAACGCAAACGGCCAAGCAAAAAAGGACTTGGCAACGTATTTTTTCAAGTAA
- the pabC gene encoding aminodeoxychorismate lyase, giving the protein MFWVNGKPTNSIPVTDRSFQYGDGCFTTMLTRKGEIQHWSLHVERMEACLTQLEISSPNWESVLTMLEQAALPDEKAGLKLHISRGDGGRGYSPALVDSPNITVGQFSFPNHYETIQSQGIELGVCEKRLGHSPMLAGHKHNNRLEQILLKSEMDKNGFLDGLTLDIEDNVVETTMANIFWKKNKKWYTPALDKAGVSGVMRKLVLSKLSSKGLEVESGQFKLHQALEAEELFITNSILTVAPVTKIGNQCFQIGQMTRSIQEYFTS; this is encoded by the coding sequence ATGTTTTGGGTAAACGGAAAACCTACAAATAGCATCCCAGTAACTGACCGATCTTTTCAGTATGGAGACGGTTGCTTTACAACCATGCTTACTCGAAAAGGGGAAATCCAGCATTGGTCGCTGCATGTTGAAAGAATGGAAGCGTGTTTAACACAGCTCGAAATTTCTTCTCCCAATTGGGAATCTGTTCTAACAATGCTTGAACAGGCAGCATTACCTGATGAGAAGGCTGGCTTAAAGCTACATATAAGCCGAGGTGACGGTGGAAGAGGTTATAGCCCGGCCTTGGTCGACTCTCCCAATATTACGGTTGGCCAATTTTCTTTCCCTAATCACTATGAAACAATACAAAGCCAAGGTATTGAGCTGGGAGTATGTGAAAAACGACTGGGTCATAGTCCAATGCTAGCAGGTCACAAGCACAACAATCGCTTAGAGCAAATTTTGCTGAAATCAGAGATGGACAAGAATGGTTTCCTAGACGGACTTACTCTCGATATAGAGGACAACGTTGTTGAGACAACAATGGCAAATATCTTTTGGAAAAAGAACAAAAAATGGTACACACCTGCATTAGATAAGGCGGGTGTTTCTGGAGTTATGAGAAAGTTAGTTCTAAGTAAGCTCTCAAGTAAGGGACTTGAAGTTGAATCGGGGCAATTTAAACTGCATCAAGCTCTTGAAGCAGAGGAGCTATTTATAACAAACTCTATTCTCACGGTAGCGCCGGTCACGAAGATAGGCAATCAATGTTTCCAAATTGGCCAAATGACTAGAAGTATTCAGGAGTATTTTACGTCGTGA
- a CDS encoding substrate-binding periplasmic protein has protein sequence MKKAIVVLLLLLSSSFLITPTKADTVKLVSDAWCPYSCDPASEKKGILVDVAEHIFSLSGHSIDYSDLNWARAIKSVREGKYDGVIDAYKSDAPDFIFHDAPILISKMCFFVKQGDPWQYDGTKSLKGRKVSIINGYSYGELFDDYIHKNHNQGERTIVQLSGMNVTKKRIRQIQNDRTDTVLEDWKVFPYKVSHFEKHNEDSGVLEFKNAGCLAGEGLYIAFSPIQSSSEYYADLISQGLKQMQESGELTEIIRRYE, from the coding sequence ATGAAAAAAGCGATCGTAGTGTTGCTTCTTTTACTAAGCTCAAGTTTTCTCATCACTCCAACTAAGGCTGATACAGTGAAGCTAGTATCGGATGCTTGGTGCCCGTATAGCTGCGATCCCGCTTCAGAAAAGAAAGGTATTTTGGTTGATGTCGCAGAACATATTTTTAGTCTCTCTGGCCACTCTATTGATTACAGTGATCTTAATTGGGCACGCGCGATTAAAAGTGTTCGTGAAGGAAAATACGATGGGGTTATTGATGCTTACAAAAGTGACGCGCCTGACTTTATTTTCCATGATGCACCAATCCTAATATCTAAGATGTGTTTTTTCGTAAAACAAGGTGATCCTTGGCAGTACGATGGAACGAAGAGCTTAAAAGGTCGCAAGGTCTCTATTATAAATGGTTATTCTTATGGTGAGCTTTTTGATGATTATATTCACAAGAATCACAATCAAGGAGAAAGGACAATAGTTCAGCTCTCTGGGATGAATGTGACAAAAAAGCGCATCAGGCAAATACAAAATGATCGCACTGATACAGTGCTAGAAGATTGGAAAGTCTTCCCCTATAAGGTCAGTCATTTTGAAAAGCACAATGAAGATAGTGGGGTATTAGAGTTCAAAAATGCCGGCTGCCTTGCAGGTGAAGGGTTGTATATCGCGTTCTCCCCAATTCAAAGTAGTTCTGAATATTACGCTGACTTGATCAGTCAAGGACTCAAACAGATGCAAGAGTCAGGAGAGCTTACTGAAATTATTCGTCGATACGAATAA
- a CDS encoding nitrous oxide-stimulated promoter family protein: MPVQHEQILQGKLAIEFKTVSKMVEIYCFAHHGTEKAVCASCAELLNYAQKRLDRCPYGQEKPTCNRCPIHCYKREPKEQMRVVMRYSGPRMLFSHPILAIRHLLHEKQRIPVRIKSNASNRHQRKKSD; encoded by the coding sequence ATGCCAGTACAACATGAGCAAATATTGCAAGGCAAATTAGCTATTGAATTCAAAACCGTTAGCAAAATGGTGGAGATATACTGTTTCGCCCATCATGGAACTGAAAAGGCAGTTTGTGCTAGTTGTGCCGAGTTGCTTAACTATGCACAAAAGCGTTTAGATCGCTGCCCATATGGCCAAGAAAAACCTACTTGTAATCGCTGTCCAATACATTGCTACAAGCGAGAGCCCAAAGAGCAAATGAGGGTAGTCATGCGTTATTCTGGCCCAAGAATGTTGTTCTCTCACCCAATATTAGCTATCCGTCATTTGCTGCATGAAAAACAACGTATTCCGGTAAGAATTAAATCGAATGCATCCAATCGACACCAAAGGAAAAAATCAGATTAG
- a CDS encoding substrate-binding periplasmic protein, whose protein sequence is MRLLLIGVALLCFQALAQPLKIASLPYPPFTYLEDGKPKGIAVDIVAEVMNRLNVEHDIMVIPWARAMRGMEIGDVDALFPMFKTTEREVFTHYPDLPVVYESMAMFVQPDSSLQYKTISSLASYTFCIVRGYSMGKEFDAAIEDKTLSKIDLANSSTLNVKKFLRHRCNIMVDNDAVVYYLLPKVDASAKDVKMLKHLVQEPSFLGYSKLGQGSKLAPRTTEIIQSMLDDGTIHTIAEKYLGQGVRNWPDSD, encoded by the coding sequence ATGCGATTATTACTCATTGGCGTCGCTTTACTGTGCTTTCAAGCTCTCGCACAGCCACTCAAAATAGCGAGTTTACCCTACCCGCCCTTTACGTATTTGGAAGATGGTAAACCTAAAGGAATCGCCGTTGATATCGTAGCGGAAGTGATGAACCGCCTAAACGTCGAGCATGATATTATGGTTATTCCATGGGCGAGAGCAATGAGAGGAATGGAGATAGGCGACGTAGACGCCCTGTTCCCAATGTTTAAAACTACTGAACGCGAAGTCTTTACTCACTATCCAGATTTACCTGTTGTTTATGAAAGTATGGCTATGTTCGTACAACCCGACTCTAGCCTTCAATACAAAACGATTTCCTCTTTAGCAAGTTATACTTTTTGCATAGTAAGAGGATATAGCATGGGTAAAGAGTTTGATGCCGCTATTGAAGATAAAACCCTTTCTAAAATCGATCTAGCTAACTCCTCGACCCTCAATGTGAAGAAGTTTCTGCGTCACCGATGCAATATTATGGTAGATAATGATGCTGTTGTTTATTACTTGTTGCCTAAAGTAGATGCTTCAGCTAAAGACGTGAAGATGTTGAAGCATCTAGTGCAAGAGCCCAGTTTTCTAGGCTACTCCAAGCTTGGTCAAGGCAGTAAACTAGCACCTCGTACTACCGAAATCATCCAATCTATGCTCGACGACGGAACAATACATACCATTGCTGAAAAGTACCTAGGCCAAGGTGTTCGAAACTGGCCCGATAGCGACTAG
- the mltG gene encoding endolytic transglycosylase MltG, which produces MIKKIAVGLILSVALAASALWFLNNQVSQFLNQPLLIQNSQLVTVDSGTNLKQVLQDFVDRNWINSSSYARLIGRFRPELTDIKAGTYDFKSGEKLVDILKLLVSGKEHQFSITFIEGSRFSEWKKQLEKAPHLKHTMKSLSEAEIAEKLGIKREDLEGLFLPQTYNYTAGTTDIEILQRAHKKLFSHLDALWDKRQKDLPIKTPYDALILASIIEKETAIESERITIASVFVNRLRKNMRLQTDPTVIYGLGDKYNGDITKKDLRTPTPYNTYVIRGLPPTPIAMAGLASIKAALHPGTSPYYYFVASGSGGHVFSKTLRQHNIAVRAYLRKLRSSK; this is translated from the coding sequence GTGATAAAAAAAATTGCTGTTGGCTTAATTCTTTCCGTTGCATTGGCAGCAAGCGCACTTTGGTTTTTAAATAATCAAGTAAGCCAATTTCTCAATCAACCATTGCTTATACAGAACTCACAATTGGTGACTGTAGACAGCGGAACAAACTTAAAACAAGTCCTACAAGATTTTGTAGACCGAAACTGGATTAACTCAAGTTCTTATGCGCGTTTGATAGGCCGCTTTCGACCTGAGCTGACAGATATCAAAGCGGGCACCTATGACTTTAAGAGTGGTGAAAAGCTGGTTGATATATTGAAGTTACTTGTATCAGGAAAAGAGCATCAATTCTCGATCACCTTTATTGAAGGCAGCAGGTTCTCTGAATGGAAGAAGCAACTAGAAAAGGCTCCTCATTTAAAACACACAATGAAGTCACTGTCAGAGGCCGAAATAGCAGAAAAACTAGGTATTAAGAGAGAGGATCTTGAAGGCCTATTCTTGCCACAGACCTATAATTATACTGCTGGCACGACAGATATTGAGATTTTGCAACGCGCCCACAAGAAACTGTTTTCCCATCTTGATGCATTGTGGGATAAGAGGCAAAAGGACTTACCTATTAAGACACCTTATGATGCATTAATATTGGCCTCAATCATTGAAAAAGAAACTGCAATTGAGTCAGAGCGTATTACCATTGCATCGGTTTTCGTCAACCGCTTGAGAAAGAATATGCGATTGCAGACCGATCCAACCGTTATCTATGGTTTGGGTGACAAATACAATGGTGATATTACCAAGAAAGACCTGAGAACACCGACTCCGTACAACACCTATGTCATCCGTGGTTTACCGCCCACACCAATTGCTATGGCAGGGTTAGCATCAATCAAAGCAGCATTACATCCGGGAACCAGTCCATATTACTATTTTGTCGCTAGTGGTAGCGGCGGACATGTGTTTTCTAAGACACTGCGTCAACACAACATCGCAGTAAGAGCGTATTTAAGAAAGTTAAGAAGTAGCAAATGA
- the aphA gene encoding acid phosphatase AphA has protein sequence MTKTKLLLSTLALAIAGSTLALPAQATTETLNPGVTINQLSERQPIHWVSIEQIAASLKGKPPMSVGFDVDDTVLFSSPAFFHGKQVFSPNSNDYLKNHKFWDEVSNGWDKFSIPKESGRELIELHLKRGDHIYFITGRPKPTSGHEELTEIIQKDFNIPSKDMNPVIFSGPSHGAKTSYIKDHKIKLYYGDSDGDILDARAAGAEGIRVLRPSNSTNRPMPHNGSLGEKVLVNSQY, from the coding sequence ATGACGAAAACAAAACTACTGCTAAGCACGCTTGCTTTAGCAATTGCTGGCTCTACTTTGGCCCTACCTGCCCAAGCAACAACTGAAACACTCAACCCTGGCGTTACAATCAACCAGTTGTCAGAGCGTCAGCCGATTCACTGGGTTTCAATCGAGCAAATAGCAGCCAGCCTGAAAGGAAAGCCACCGATGAGTGTAGGCTTTGACGTAGATGATACTGTGCTGTTTTCCAGTCCCGCTTTTTTCCATGGTAAGCAAGTATTCTCTCCAAATAGCAATGATTACCTCAAAAACCATAAGTTCTGGGACGAGGTGAGCAATGGTTGGGACAAATTCTCAATACCAAAAGAGTCCGGTCGCGAGCTCATCGAGCTGCATTTAAAACGTGGTGATCATATCTACTTCATCACTGGGCGTCCAAAACCGACTTCTGGCCACGAAGAACTAACAGAGATAATCCAAAAAGATTTCAATATCCCATCAAAAGACATGAACCCAGTGATTTTCTCTGGCCCAAGTCATGGGGCAAAAACATCGTATATCAAAGACCATAAGATTAAGCTCTACTACGGTGATTCGGATGGCGATATCCTAGATGCTCGTGCTGCAGGTGCTGAAGGTATCCGAGTTCTCCGACCAAGCAATTCAACAAATCGTCCAATGCCGCACAATGGTTCATTAGGAGAGAAGGTACTGGTCAATTCTCAGTACTAA
- a CDS encoding LysE family translocator: protein MIQSEMVAYVITCLVGAATPGPGTLAVINSSITSGLRKTLPLMVGIIVGMAVIALVASLGLTVLMIKSKVAFYAVQYAGVAYIFYLGVMCIVNAKKSNLAEGGLEVNTKFTFKTGIIMSLLSPKVILFFTSLLPAFIGADSSNALQSLNLTLILLASTFAVHFVYANLGAYTSKFLKKEVKKIELATGVFFVAIALFILLNS from the coding sequence ATGATTCAATCTGAGATGGTCGCATATGTCATTACATGTTTAGTGGGTGCGGCGACACCAGGGCCAGGCACGTTAGCCGTCATCAATTCTTCTATTACATCTGGGCTTAGAAAAACATTGCCATTGATGGTCGGTATTATCGTTGGAATGGCGGTCATAGCCTTGGTTGCTTCACTAGGACTGACGGTGTTGATGATCAAATCAAAAGTTGCTTTCTATGCGGTGCAATATGCCGGAGTTGCGTACATTTTTTACCTAGGTGTTATGTGTATTGTCAATGCTAAAAAGTCTAACTTAGCTGAAGGAGGGTTGGAGGTGAATACCAAATTTACCTTTAAGACGGGGATCATTATGTCACTACTCAGTCCGAAAGTTATCTTATTTTTTACCTCGTTGCTACCAGCATTTATTGGCGCTGACTCAAGTAATGCGCTGCAAAGTCTTAACCTTACTCTCATACTACTGGCGAGCACTTTTGCAGTTCATTTTGTTTACGCAAATTTGGGTGCTTATACTTCTAAGTTCCTAAAAAAAGAGGTTAAGAAAATAGAGCTAGCAACCGGGGTATTTTTTGTTGCGATAGCTCTATTTATTTTATTGAATTCCTAG
- a CDS encoding AraC family transcriptional regulator, whose translation MQSGYNYSMLDCFGGIECVNAQYKNVHLAKHVHEGYAIGVINQGVQKFNSLGCNHSAGTGSLVIVNADTVHTGESIRDVGCNYRALYPTPESIDTILSDLPSSKSCAPYFTNPILHDTELIELLKTIFSHSDNQSPKLVMESLLFTFFAKLVVRQSHSRLSLNTANASSNIDKVRDYLNEYAQQNISLDELARIGNVNKYTLIRQFKQKWGLAPHQYQIQIRVQKAKRLLRTGLLPVEVATECGFYDQSHLCRHFKKSLGATPNQYQVHTSFKTIN comes from the coding sequence ATGCAATCTGGATATAACTACTCGATGCTTGATTGTTTCGGTGGCATTGAATGTGTTAATGCTCAATATAAAAACGTACATTTAGCAAAGCATGTTCATGAAGGGTATGCCATTGGTGTGATTAACCAAGGTGTGCAAAAATTCAATAGCTTGGGCTGCAATCACTCTGCTGGTACTGGTAGCTTAGTCATCGTCAACGCAGATACAGTGCACACTGGGGAATCGATTAGGGATGTCGGGTGCAATTATCGAGCGCTATATCCAACTCCGGAAAGCATAGATACAATCTTATCCGACTTGCCGAGCTCAAAGAGTTGCGCGCCATATTTTACCAACCCCATACTCCATGATACCGAGCTCATCGAGCTCCTAAAGACTATTTTTAGTCACTCAGACAATCAATCACCAAAATTGGTTATGGAATCACTACTGTTTACATTTTTTGCCAAGTTAGTCGTTAGGCAAAGTCACTCTCGTCTAAGCCTAAATACAGCGAACGCCAGTAGCAATATTGATAAAGTACGAGATTACCTCAATGAGTATGCTCAGCAAAATATCAGCTTAGATGAGTTAGCAAGAATAGGTAATGTAAATAAGTACACACTTATCCGCCAGTTCAAGCAAAAATGGGGGCTTGCTCCCCACCAGTATCAGATTCAAATAAGAGTTCAAAAAGCAAAGCGGCTACTTAGGACAGGCTTGCTACCCGTTGAGGTTGCCACTGAATGTGGCTTCTATGATCAAAGCCATTTGTGCAGGCACTTTAAAAAATCGCTTGGCGCGACGCCTAACCAATATCAAGTGCATACGTCATTCAAGACGATAAATTGA
- a CDS encoding PTS transporter subunit EIIC — protein MVQKSNESAAQAIVDGLGGPSNIKFMTCCATRLRFELHDGSLPDKEKLDAISQVMGSVPQSGDRYQVIIGGAVLSVFNEIKALPSMKGATGEEDSKGGESASQSNDDLKASIRNSGVRGKVAWVDSFFEYLSDSFRPILGVLLGASLIIALRAALSSLNIVAFDDPSAGWVLVNSMWHTVFYFLPIMIAYNASKKLSVDPWVGAAIMGALMTPEFASLKNLASTVVTKNPVLGTDSYVANIFGHQMIWYDYSGSVFVPLIMVAVLALVWRGLKKIFPENVHMVFVPFLSLVIMIPLTAFFLGPLGVTAGTKLGIGLAWMNTHAPFLFAIIIPMLYPFLVPLGLHWPLNALMLLNIQTLGYDFIQGPMGVWNFACFGATAGVLFLSWREKDSLMRQTSVGALAAGLFGGISEPSLYGIHLRFKKVYSRMLPGCFIGGVVIAVLGSLTKHTVMHNGAAVVASGVTTKAFAFTSLLTIPVFSPMWIYAVSILVAFLVPFFLIVFLDYRTDEEKAEAKARVQSQS, from the coding sequence ATGGTGCAAAAAAGTAATGAGTCTGCTGCTCAAGCCATCGTTGATGGTTTAGGTGGCCCTAGTAATATCAAGTTCATGACGTGCTGTGCGACGCGTCTACGTTTTGAACTACATGATGGTTCGCTACCTGATAAGGAAAAGTTAGATGCGATCTCGCAAGTGATGGGCAGTGTTCCTCAGTCTGGTGATCGTTACCAAGTGATCATCGGCGGTGCGGTTTTATCGGTATTCAATGAGATAAAAGCTCTACCATCAATGAAGGGTGCTACAGGCGAAGAAGACAGCAAGGGTGGCGAAAGCGCTTCTCAGTCTAATGATGACCTAAAAGCATCGATCCGTAACAGTGGCGTACGTGGCAAGGTTGCTTGGGTTGATAGCTTCTTCGAATACCTATCTGACTCTTTCCGTCCAATTCTGGGTGTTCTACTAGGCGCATCATTGATCATTGCTTTAAGAGCTGCATTAAGTTCTCTAAACATTGTTGCTTTTGATGACCCTTCAGCTGGTTGGGTTCTAGTTAACTCAATGTGGCATACGGTATTCTATTTCTTACCGATCATGATTGCCTACAACGCTTCGAAGAAATTGAGTGTCGACCCATGGGTTGGTGCAGCAATCATGGGTGCGCTAATGACACCTGAGTTTGCTAGCTTGAAGAACCTAGCATCTACAGTTGTTACTAAAAACCCGGTACTGGGTACTGATAGCTACGTAGCGAATATTTTCGGTCACCAAATGATTTGGTACGACTATTCAGGTTCGGTTTTTGTTCCACTAATCATGGTTGCTGTGCTTGCTTTAGTTTGGCGTGGTCTTAAGAAGATCTTCCCTGAAAACGTACACATGGTATTCGTACCGTTCCTGTCGCTAGTTATCATGATTCCATTAACAGCTTTCTTCCTAGGCCCACTAGGTGTTACAGCTGGTACTAAGCTAGGTATTGGTCTTGCTTGGATGAACACTCATGCGCCATTCTTGTTCGCAATCATCATCCCAATGCTTTACCCATTCTTGGTTCCACTTGGATTGCACTGGCCTCTAAACGCGTTGATGCTACTGAACATCCAAACATTGGGTTATGACTTCATCCAAGGCCCTATGGGTGTATGGAACTTCGCATGTTTCGGTGCTACTGCTGGTGTTCTATTCCTATCATGGCGTGAAAAAGACTCTCTAATGCGTCAGACTTCTGTTGGTGCGTTGGCTGCAGGTCTATTCGGTGGTATCTCTGAGCCATCTCTATACGGTATCCACCTTCGCTTCAAGAAAGTTTACTCACGTATGCTTCCTGGTTGTTTCATCGGCGGTGTAGTGATCGCGGTTCTTGGTTCTCTAACTAAGCACACTGTAATGCACAATGGTGCAGCAGTTGTAGCAAGCGGTGTAACGACTAAAGCGTTTGCCTTCACATCATTGCTAACTATTCCAGTATTTAGCCCAATGTGGATCTACGCGGTATCTATCCTAGTTGCATTCCTAGTGCCTTTCTTCTTGATTGTGTTCTTGGACTACCGTACTGATGAAGAGAAAGCAGAAGCAAAAGCTCGAGTTCAATCTCAAAGCTAA
- the tmk gene encoding dTMP kinase, with product MNKAKFIVVEGLEGAGKSTAMKAIVDVLNERGITQVKTTREPGGTVLAEKMRELTKLELEDEPLQDMSELMLMYAARVQLVETVIKPTLDSNTWVIGDRHDMSSQAYQGGGRQISSELIQSLKHTALGDFKPDFTLYLDIEPSIGLARARGRGELDRIEKMDLSFFQRTRDKYLELAKSDERVSVIDAGQEIQNVSKDITSALTQWLDELKS from the coding sequence ATGAATAAAGCAAAATTTATCGTTGTTGAAGGACTAGAAGGTGCAGGTAAGAGCACAGCAATGAAGGCCATCGTTGATGTTCTCAATGAACGAGGAATCACTCAGGTAAAAACGACTCGGGAGCCGGGCGGCACTGTCCTTGCTGAAAAAATGCGCGAGCTAACCAAGCTAGAGCTGGAAGATGAGCCGCTTCAGGATATGAGTGAACTAATGCTGATGTATGCAGCGAGAGTCCAGTTAGTCGAAACGGTAATTAAGCCTACTTTGGATAGCAATACGTGGGTTATTGGTGACAGGCATGACATGTCTTCACAAGCTTATCAAGGTGGTGGGCGTCAGATTTCCTCAGAGCTGATTCAATCATTGAAACACACAGCGTTAGGCGACTTTAAACCGGATTTTACTTTGTATCTAGATATTGAACCTAGCATCGGTCTTGCAAGAGCGAGAGGGCGGGGAGAGTTAGATAGAATCGAGAAGATGGATCTTAGCTTCTTTCAGCGTACAAGAGATAAATATTTAGAATTGGCAAAAAGTGACGAGAGGGTTTCAGTCATCGACGCAGGCCAAGAAATCCAAAATGTTTCGAAGGATATAACATCTGCACTTACTCAATGGTTGGATGAACTCAAATCATGA
- a CDS encoding TatD family hydrolase, with product MFVDSHCHLDKLDYTELHKGIEDVLEKARKVNVTDILSVGVTLDSFPAMLEMIKPYDNVHASCGVHPLDVNSDFALDILHTYAKDPKVVAIGETGLDYHYQPETADLQKLRFEKQTQLAVELDKPLIIHTRNAREDTLRILRDNHADKCGGVIHCFTEDLPFAEAAMELGFYISISGIVTFRQATELKDVVKALPLDRLLIETDSPYLAPTPHRGKQNQPAYVVEVAAYIAQLKGISLSEVAYKTTENYRNLFFR from the coding sequence ATGTTCGTAGATTCCCATTGTCACTTAGACAAACTTGATTATACAGAGTTACACAAGGGTATAGAGGACGTGCTAGAAAAAGCTCGTAAAGTGAATGTCACTGATATCCTTTCCGTTGGTGTTACTCTCGACTCATTCCCTGCTATGCTGGAAATGATAAAACCGTATGACAATGTTCACGCCTCTTGCGGTGTACACCCACTCGATGTGAATAGCGACTTTGCGTTAGATATATTACATACCTATGCAAAAGACCCTAAAGTTGTCGCGATCGGTGAAACGGGCTTAGATTACCACTATCAACCGGAAACTGCAGACCTGCAAAAACTTCGGTTTGAAAAGCAGACACAATTAGCGGTAGAGCTTGATAAGCCCCTCATCATCCACACTCGAAATGCTCGCGAAGATACATTAAGAATCTTAAGAGATAATCACGCTGATAAATGCGGTGGTGTTATTCACTGTTTTACAGAAGATCTCCCGTTTGCAGAAGCAGCAATGGAGCTTGGATTCTACATTTCTATTTCTGGAATTGTTACGTTCAGGCAGGCTACCGAGCTTAAAGATGTCGTTAAAGCGCTTCCACTAGATAGGCTTCTGATTGAAACGGATTCTCCCTATTTAGCTCCCACTCCTCACCGAGGTAAACAAAATCAACCTGCATATGTAGTAGAAGTTGCCGCATATATTGCTCAATTAAAGGGCATTTCATTGTCCGAGGTTGCATATAAAACTACTGAAAACTACAGAAATCTTTTTTTTCGATAA
- a CDS encoding DNA polymerase III subunit delta' C-terminal domain-containing protein, producing MSDLYPWLEELWHKWQNSLGSDQFSNVSLLNAPLGLGGDKLVEQLAKALMCTKDKVSPCGLCHSCDLMASGTHPDFHLFKPEKEGKAITVDQIRLCNKFAQESSQLSHHRLIVIESAHSLNESAANALLKTLESSSQQCFFVLLTDRLNLLLPTIVSRCQQWSLPVPTAIEVTEWVEQQIGQDCPLFVAHICNYEPLQAKQFIEQDWLSDYRKLEEQFLLYAHGEDNWIELTSLIAQQAMLSMTWLWYLISDAQKIHFDVCDPQLTPGSVKLCELLSYDKLYQMGSTLGQLRRQLETNSGLNVELLTADWLIQHKEEPCS from the coding sequence ATGAGCGATTTGTATCCTTGGCTAGAGGAACTTTGGCATAAGTGGCAAAACAGCTTAGGTTCAGATCAATTCTCTAATGTCAGCTTGTTAAATGCACCTCTAGGACTTGGCGGAGATAAGCTCGTAGAGCAGCTCGCTAAGGCTCTTATGTGTACAAAAGATAAAGTGAGCCCTTGTGGGTTGTGTCATAGCTGCGACTTAATGGCTTCAGGTACCCATCCCGATTTTCATTTGTTTAAACCCGAAAAAGAAGGGAAGGCTATAACCGTTGATCAAATTAGGCTGTGCAACAAGTTTGCTCAGGAATCCTCTCAGCTTTCACACCATCGCCTAATTGTCATAGAGTCAGCACACTCTCTCAATGAGTCAGCAGCCAACGCTCTTTTAAAAACACTAGAAAGCTCTTCCCAGCAATGCTTTTTCGTACTGTTAACTGATAGGCTTAATTTGTTGCTACCGACAATAGTGAGTCGTTGCCAACAGTGGTCTTTGCCTGTGCCTACAGCAATTGAAGTGACAGAGTGGGTTGAGCAACAAATTGGCCAAGATTGTCCTTTATTTGTCGCCCATATTTGCAATTATGAACCTCTGCAGGCCAAGCAATTTATTGAGCAAGATTGGTTAAGCGACTATCGAAAACTAGAAGAGCAGTTTTTGCTTTATGCCCATGGTGAAGATAATTGGATAGAGTTAACTTCTCTTATTGCTCAACAAGCAATGCTTAGCATGACGTGGCTATGGTACTTAATTAGCGACGCGCAAAAAATCCATTTTGATGTGTGCGATCCTCAGCTGACTCCGGGGAGCGTTAAGCTATGTGAGTTGCTAAGTTACGATAAGCTTTACCAAATGGGTTCGACGCTCGGCCAATTGAGGCGCCAATTAGAAACAAATTCTGGTTTGAATGTTGAGCTACTCACAGCAGACTGGTTGATACAGCATAAAGAGGAACCATGTTCGTAG